The following are from one region of the Stigmatopora argus isolate UIUO_Sarg chromosome 9, RoL_Sarg_1.0, whole genome shotgun sequence genome:
- the fgf13a gene encoding fibroblast growth factor 13a isoform X2, protein MAAAIASSLIRQKRQAREREKSNACRCVSSPSKTKGSCDKPGRLNVFSRVKLFRSKKKRRRRPEPQLKGIVTKLYSRQGFHLQLQADGTIDGTKEEDNGYTMFNLIPVGLRVVAIQGVQTKLYLAMNSEGYLYTSEHFTPECKFKESVFENYYVTYSSMIYRQQQSGRGWYLGLNKEGEIMKGNHVKKNKPAAHFLPKPLKVAMYREPSLHDLTEFSRSGSGTPTKSRSASAMLNGGKAVSQNEST, encoded by the exons ATGGCAGCAGCCATCGCCAGCTCCCTCATCCGACAAAAAAGGCAGGCGAGGGAGCGGGAAAAGTCCAACGCCTGCCGCTGCGTCAGCAGTCCCAGTAAGACGAAAGGGAGCTGCGACAAACCAGGCCGACTCAACGTCTTCTCCCGGGTGAAACTCTTCAGATCCAAGAAGAAGCGCCGGAGACGGCCAG AACCCCAGCTGAAGGGGATTGTGACCAAGCTGTACAGTCGGCAGGGTTTCCACCTGCAGCTGCAGGCAGATGGAACAATTGACGGAACCAAGGAGGAGGACAACGGCTACA CCATGTTCAACCTTATTCCGGTGGGTCTGCGAGTGGTGGCCATCCAGGGCGTGCAGACCAAACTCTACCTGGCTATGAACAGTGAGGGCTACCTGTACACATCG GAACACTTCACGCCAGAATGCAAATTCAAGGAGTCAGTGTTCGAGAACTACTATGTGACGTACTCCTCCATGATATACCGCCAGCAGCAGTCAGGCAGGGGCTGGTACCTCGGTCTGAACAAGGAGGGAGAAATCATGAAGGGCAACCATGTCAAGAAAAACAAGCCGGCGGCCCACTTCCTTCCAAAACCTCTAAAAG TGGCGATGTACAGAGAGCCATCCCTCCACGACCTAACGGAATTTTCCCGCTCTGGTAGCGGCACGCCTACCAAGAGTCGGAGCGCCTCGGCCATGCTGAACGGCGGCAAAGCTGTGAGCCAGAACGAGTCGACGTAG
- the fgf13a gene encoding fibroblast growth factor 13a isoform X5 encodes MSFPLRKTVSEPQLKGIVTKLYSRQGFHLQLQADGTIDGTKEEDNGYTMFNLIPVGLRVVAIQGVQTKLYLAMNSEGYLYTSEHFTPECKFKESVFENYYVTYSSMIYRQQQSGRGWYLGLNKEGEIMKGNHVKKNKPAAHFLPKPLKVAMYREPSLHDLTEFSRSGSGTPTKSRSASAMLNGGKAVSQNEST; translated from the exons AACCCCAGCTGAAGGGGATTGTGACCAAGCTGTACAGTCGGCAGGGTTTCCACCTGCAGCTGCAGGCAGATGGAACAATTGACGGAACCAAGGAGGAGGACAACGGCTACA CCATGTTCAACCTTATTCCGGTGGGTCTGCGAGTGGTGGCCATCCAGGGCGTGCAGACCAAACTCTACCTGGCTATGAACAGTGAGGGCTACCTGTACACATCG GAACACTTCACGCCAGAATGCAAATTCAAGGAGTCAGTGTTCGAGAACTACTATGTGACGTACTCCTCCATGATATACCGCCAGCAGCAGTCAGGCAGGGGCTGGTACCTCGGTCTGAACAAGGAGGGAGAAATCATGAAGGGCAACCATGTCAAGAAAAACAAGCCGGCGGCCCACTTCCTTCCAAAACCTCTAAAAG TGGCGATGTACAGAGAGCCATCCCTCCACGACCTAACGGAATTTTCCCGCTCTGGTAGCGGCACGCCTACCAAGAGTCGGAGCGCCTCGGCCATGCTGAACGGCGGCAAAGCTGTGAGCCAGAACGAGTCGACGTAG
- the fgf13a gene encoding fibroblast growth factor 13a isoform X4, producing the protein MSGKVAKPKEDKDASKEPQLKGIVTKLYSRQGFHLQLQADGTIDGTKEEDNGYTMFNLIPVGLRVVAIQGVQTKLYLAMNSEGYLYTSEHFTPECKFKESVFENYYVTYSSMIYRQQQSGRGWYLGLNKEGEIMKGNHVKKNKPAAHFLPKPLKVAMYREPSLHDLTEFSRSGSGTPTKSRSASAMLNGGKAVSQNEST; encoded by the exons AACCCCAGCTGAAGGGGATTGTGACCAAGCTGTACAGTCGGCAGGGTTTCCACCTGCAGCTGCAGGCAGATGGAACAATTGACGGAACCAAGGAGGAGGACAACGGCTACA CCATGTTCAACCTTATTCCGGTGGGTCTGCGAGTGGTGGCCATCCAGGGCGTGCAGACCAAACTCTACCTGGCTATGAACAGTGAGGGCTACCTGTACACATCG GAACACTTCACGCCAGAATGCAAATTCAAGGAGTCAGTGTTCGAGAACTACTATGTGACGTACTCCTCCATGATATACCGCCAGCAGCAGTCAGGCAGGGGCTGGTACCTCGGTCTGAACAAGGAGGGAGAAATCATGAAGGGCAACCATGTCAAGAAAAACAAGCCGGCGGCCCACTTCCTTCCAAAACCTCTAAAAG TGGCGATGTACAGAGAGCCATCCCTCCACGACCTAACGGAATTTTCCCGCTCTGGTAGCGGCACGCCTACCAAGAGTCGGAGCGCCTCGGCCATGCTGAACGGCGGCAAAGCTGTGAGCCAGAACGAGTCGACGTAG